One Megalopta genalis isolate 19385.01 chromosome 11, iyMegGena1_principal, whole genome shotgun sequence genomic region harbors:
- the LOC117226131 gene encoding uncharacterized protein LOC117226131 yields MRAITRLLSYTLPLLLPMVAAIGTDQSASNFETVHTSNAAILNRLGLVPLQIPDGHHKKRLAGPEPPGLGSQTRIHQPYSRRHGHRDSHVYIVKLPASPPYYTITKPHKPLKDEKVTKTGPNFPVGFQGNGKPAKIYHWNLPMMRKIGEKKRLQAQLKMDQAKKKLEDAKKHGGTKNLNEDAPKGAQKAVHEAAPENKRYFGADNNRISVRQKQSAAKHVRNNDKRLSYPDLEDKTGETAKKSNGGNAGNKTYRLNDSGVHRIHLTNELHGSRNTAKVKKHRKKAAMSYYAPISNKSGSTSIHKNFPGNGKPKAFYVMEKSRKPVYYHPLLP; encoded by the exons ATGCGTGCGATCACGAG ATTACTCAGCTACACGCTCCCACTGTTGCTGCCAATGGTGGCCGCGATCGGCACCGACCAGTCCGCCTCGAATTTCGAGACTGTTCACACCAGCAACGCGGCGATCCTGAACCGTCTCGGGCTGGTTCCGCTCCAGATCCCCGACGGCCACCATAAGAAACGTTTGGCGGGACCGGAGCCGCCGGGGCTGGGTTCTCAGACGAGGATCCACCAGCCGTATAGTCGTCGTCACGGTCACCGGGACAGCCACGTGTACATCGTGAAGCTCCCCGCCAGTCCGCCGTACTACACCATCACGAAGCCGCACAAACCGCTCAAAGACGAGAAGGTGACGAAGACCGGGCCGAACTTCCCGGTCGGTTTCCAGGGAAACGGCAAGCCGGCGAAGATCTACCATTGGAACCTGCCGATGATGAGGAAGATCGGCGAGAAGAAGAGGCTGCAGGCGCAGCTGAAGATGGACCAGGCGAAGAAGAAGCTGGAGGACGCGAAGAAGCACGGAGGAACGAAGAACTTGAACGAGGACGCGCCGAAGGGAGCCCAGAAGGCTGTCCACGAGGCTGCGCCGGAGAACAAGAGATATTTCGGCGCGGACAACAACAGGATCTCCGTTCGTCAGAAGCAGAGCGCCGCGAAGCACGTCAGGAACAACGACAAGAGGCTCAGCTATCCCGACCTTGAGGACAAGACCGGCGAAACAGCGAAGAAGAGCAACGGCGGCAACGCGGGAAACAAGACTTACAGGTTGAACGATTCCGGCGTGCACAGGATCCACTTGACGAACGAGCTTCACGGCTCGAGGAACACCGCCAAGGTGAAGAAGCACCGGAAGAAGGCGGCCATGTCCTACTACGCGCCGATCTCCAATAAATCCGGATCAACGAGCATCCACAAGAACTTCCCCGGGAACGGCAAGCCGAAAGCGTTCTACGTGATGGAGAAGAGTCGCAAGCCCGTCTACTATCATCCCCTTTTACCTTAA